DNA from Daucus carota subsp. sativus chromosome 1, DH1 v3.0, whole genome shotgun sequence:
agttatatatatctttatatatatatatatatatatatatttacacatagttatatgtatattatatatatttaaatatatgagaatatatttaaatatatgtgtatatatattactatatgtttatataaatattatatatattactaattcTGTATCCCGTGCTGCCATTTATCAATCTATTCGAACCTCCAATCAGGTTTGCCCTTGGTCCAATATTGTTTGGGACTCCTTTATAATGCCCAAGTGTGCGTTCTTCTTCTGGCTGGCCATCAAGAATCGCTTGTTAACTAAGGATAAAATGAGGTTGTTTGAGATGCAGGTTGATCCTCGATGTGTTCTGTGTAATGGGGGCTTGGAATCTTCTCACCATTTATTCTCTAACTGTCCTTTCTTTGCAGCCTTGCGTGCTGAGAATCCAGTTCAGTTCAATGCTGATTGGGATTTATGCAGAACTGGTGCTTTTTTTATTGGTAACACTAGCAGAATTAAGAAAAGGATTGGTGGATTGTTTATTGCAGTTGCTATCTACCACACCTGGAAGGAGAGAAATTTCAGAATTCATAATGTTGGTAAACATAATTCCCCATCAAGAGTCCTGCTGCGTGTTAAGGAAATGGTCCGGGAAAGACTATTTTCCTGTAACAGCTTCAAGAGAATGGCTGCCAATCATCCTGGCATCATCCCATTGCTTTATTAGATGTTATTTCTAGATAGTCTGTTGTAGTGCTGTAGTGTTGTTGTCTAGTTGGTGAGTTAATCTTCTATCTGTTGTCTCCTTGAGTTTCTTATGCTTGCTCCTAGTTAGGGAATTTCCTGTGTTATCGTATTTCTTTCTCCAGGGGCTTGCCCTCTGGATCTTGTATTAGTGTTTCcgttttttcaataaattttatttagcaaaaaaaatatatattatatatatgtatatatatttatatatacttttctttatatatttatgtttttatttatatttataaataactatatatatatatatttatatatatttgtatttacatataattatatattatatatatatatttgaatatatgagaatatatttaaatatatgtacatatatattattatatgttcatataaataatatatatatgtgtgtatatatttatatatacttttatttattaaataaacacaacataatatattatattatattatatattatatacatgcatattgggatgatgtcatgtgtctaCTACAGtacaacctagggtttgcatgtgcatgtgaTGTCATGTGTCCTAGGGTTTCACTGTGAATACAAGGAATGCACCAGCTAGCACGGAGAGATAACATGAAGATCTTGTTGTGGCGCAAGTTACATGTTATATGAAATAGACTAAGGCATGAAATCATCAGTAGTACACAGGGCTCCTTTGAGCGCAAGTTGAAGAGAGAGAAGGCTGAAGCACAGGAAATAGTTTTAAGCGCCACTTGCAGCTGTTGGATTTTTCCTAAGGCAGATACTACGTATAGTGGTATAGTGTGAAGGATGTAAGCGCAAGTTGACACTCTAAAGCACATGGATATAAATGCAGCGCAACTTGTTAACCCAGGAGTGATAACAGATATCACATGAACACATTAGCGCAAACTCACCCCCTTTGGCGCAAATTCATGTTCAAGCGCATGTTCAAGACTAAGGAGAGAGAACAGTGTGACCTGTTGCACCCCAAGCGCAACTACACTTtacttagaataattttctaagtacaagtGACCCTAAGTGATCACTCTTGGCGCAAGTTCACATCAGGTGGCGC
Protein-coding regions in this window:
- the LOC135147796 gene encoding uncharacterized protein LOC135147796; translated protein: MPKCAFFFWLAIKNRLLTKDKMRLFEMQVDPRCVLCNGGLESSHHLFSNCPFFAALRAENPVQFNADWDLCRTGAFFIGNTSRIKKRIGGLFIAVAIYHTWKERNFRIHNVGKHNSPSRVLLRVKEMVRERLFSCNSFKRMAANHPGIIPLLY